A region of Shewanella psychromarinicola DNA encodes the following proteins:
- the nusB gene encoding transcription antitermination factor NusB — MKPSERRKARRLAVQAIYSWQLSKNKVADVEHEFLTEQNTDGVDVAYFRELLTGVASKISQIDELLKPHLDRNFEEVSPVEKAIVRLATYELTFRKDVPFKVAINEGIELAKAFGAEDSHKFVNGLLDKLVKHK; from the coding sequence ATGAAACCTTCAGAGCGCCGTAAGGCCCGCCGTTTAGCCGTTCAAGCCATTTATTCATGGCAGTTAAGTAAAAACAAAGTTGCTGACGTAGAACATGAGTTTTTAACTGAACAGAACACTGACGGTGTTGATGTCGCTTATTTTCGTGAGCTATTAACCGGTGTAGCATCAAAAATATCGCAAATTGATGAGCTGTTAAAGCCACATCTTGATCGTAATTTTGAAGAAGTGTCACCAGTAGAAAAAGCCATTGTGCGTCTGGCAACTTACGAGTTGACCTTCCGTAAAGATGTGCCGTTTAAAGTGGCTATTAACGAAGGTATCGAGTTAGCGAAAGCGTTTGGTGCTGAAGATAGTCACAAATTTGTCAACGGCTTGCTTGATAAGTTAGTGAAGCATAAGTAA
- the ettA gene encoding energy-dependent translational throttle protein EttA: MAQFVYSMLRVGKIVPPKKQILKDISLSFFPGAKIGVLGLNGSGKSTLLRIMAGIDTEIEGEARPMPGLKIGYLPQEPRLNEQQTVREAVEEALSEAKNALIRLDAVYAAYAEPDADFDALAKEQGELEAIIQSQDAHNLDHILDRAANALRLPDWDEKIAVLSGGERRRVALCRLLLEKPEMLLLDEPTNHLDAESVAWLEHFLQEYSGTVVAITHDRYFLDNAAGWILELDRGEGIPWEGNYSSWLEQKDARLQQESSTQSARQKTIAKELEWIRQGAKGRQSKGKARMARFEELNTNDYQKRNETNELFIPPGPRLGDKVIEVTNLTKSYGDRVLIDDLTFTVPKGAIVGIIGANGAGKSTLFKMISGEEQPDSGSISVGDSVQIASVEQFRDSMNDKNTVWQEISGGHDIMRINNTEISSRAYVGRFNFRGGDQQKIIGTLSGGERNRVHLAKLIQAGGNVLLLDEPTNDLDVETLRALEEALLEFPGCAMVISHDRWFLDRIATHILDYRDEGKVSFYEGNYTEYSTWLKDSLGTDIVEPHRLKYKRLNK, translated from the coding sequence ATGGCTCAATTTGTATACAGCATGCTTCGTGTGGGTAAAATTGTCCCACCTAAAAAGCAAATTTTGAAAGACATTTCATTAAGCTTCTTTCCTGGCGCCAAAATTGGTGTACTCGGATTAAACGGTTCAGGTAAATCGACATTGCTGCGCATCATGGCCGGTATAGATACCGAAATTGAAGGTGAAGCGCGTCCAATGCCTGGACTAAAAATTGGTTATTTACCGCAAGAGCCGCGCTTAAACGAGCAACAAACGGTTCGCGAGGCCGTCGAAGAAGCCCTGAGTGAAGCCAAAAATGCATTGATCCGTTTAGATGCTGTTTACGCCGCTTATGCTGAACCCGATGCAGATTTTGATGCCCTAGCCAAAGAACAAGGTGAGTTAGAAGCCATCATCCAATCTCAAGATGCACACAATCTTGATCATATTCTAGACCGTGCAGCAAACGCGTTACGTCTGCCCGATTGGGATGAAAAAATTGCTGTACTGTCCGGTGGTGAACGTCGACGGGTAGCCCTTTGTCGCTTGTTACTTGAAAAGCCTGAAATGCTATTACTCGACGAACCGACAAACCACTTGGATGCTGAATCCGTCGCATGGTTAGAGCACTTTTTACAAGAGTATTCTGGCACCGTAGTCGCTATTACCCATGACCGCTATTTCTTAGACAATGCAGCAGGCTGGATTTTAGAACTCGACCGTGGTGAAGGGATCCCCTGGGAAGGTAACTACTCCTCGTGGCTTGAGCAGAAAGATGCCCGTTTGCAACAAGAATCTTCAACACAAAGTGCTCGTCAAAAAACTATCGCAAAAGAATTAGAATGGATACGTCAAGGTGCGAAAGGCCGCCAATCTAAGGGCAAAGCCCGTATGGCGCGTTTTGAAGAACTCAACACTAACGATTACCAAAAACGTAACGAGACCAACGAATTGTTTATTCCACCAGGGCCACGCCTCGGTGATAAAGTGATTGAAGTGACTAACTTAACAAAATCCTATGGTGATCGCGTATTGATTGACGATCTTACCTTTACCGTTCCCAAGGGCGCCATTGTGGGGATTATCGGAGCTAACGGTGCGGGTAAGTCGACGTTATTCAAAATGATCTCAGGCGAAGAACAACCAGACAGTGGCTCGATTTCTGTGGGTGACTCAGTTCAAATTGCTTCTGTTGAGCAGTTCCGTGATTCAATGAATGATAAAAATACCGTGTGGCAAGAGATTTCTGGCGGCCACGATATTATGCGGATCAATAATACTGAAATTTCGAGCCGTGCTTATGTCGGACGTTTTAACTTCCGTGGTGGCGATCAGCAAAAAATCATCGGCACCTTATCGGGTGGCGAGCGCAACCGAGTACACTTAGCCAAATTAATACAAGCCGGTGGCAACGTATTATTACTCGACGAACCTACCAACGACTTGGACGTAGAAACATTACGTGCCCTAGAAGAAGCGTTATTAGAGTTCCCCGGTTGTGCGATGGTTATTTCACATGACCGTTGGTTCCTTGACCGTATCGCTACCCATATTCTGGATTACCGAGACGAAGGTAAAGTGAGTTTCTATGAAGGTAACTATACTGAGTATTCAACTTGGTTAAAAGATAGCTTAGGCACCGATATAGTAGAACCGCATCGATTAAAATATAAGCGGTTAAATAAGTAA
- the thiL gene encoding thiamine-phosphate kinase, which translates to MKEFQLIEHYFRNKGQKRRDVELSIGDDCALVNPADKKSLAISCDTLVENIHFLADIPAHALGYKSLAVNLSDLAAMGAEPAWFTLALTLPCVDEPWLAQFSAGLFDIAEYYGIALIGGDTTRGPRSISITINGQVPKGTALTRAGAKRGDWIYVTGTLGDSALGLDIIRGVKTVNAEDKQYLINRHYYPTPRVLAGQALRTLATSAIDLSDGLMSDIGHVLSASKVGAIIDVDLIPLSNSLKANLSREDALSYALTGGEDYELLFTVPESQRGAIDTALIHAGVKFVKIGQISAGDKLKLVENGQAFTPISRGFVHF; encoded by the coding sequence GTGAAAGAATTTCAACTCATCGAACATTACTTCCGCAATAAAGGTCAAAAAAGGCGCGATGTTGAGTTAAGCATCGGCGATGACTGTGCGTTAGTGAATCCTGCGGACAAGAAATCTTTAGCAATTTCTTGTGATACCCTTGTTGAAAATATCCATTTTTTAGCAGACATTCCAGCTCATGCTTTAGGTTATAAATCGCTAGCGGTTAACCTTTCTGATCTTGCCGCAATGGGGGCAGAGCCCGCTTGGTTTACATTAGCACTGACGTTACCCTGTGTTGATGAACCTTGGTTAGCCCAGTTCAGTGCCGGCCTTTTTGATATTGCTGAATATTATGGTATTGCACTCATTGGTGGTGATACCACCCGTGGTCCGCGCAGTATCAGCATTACGATTAATGGTCAAGTCCCTAAAGGTACAGCATTAACCCGTGCAGGTGCAAAAAGAGGAGACTGGATCTATGTGACGGGAACCCTAGGTGATTCAGCCTTAGGCCTTGATATTATCAGAGGTGTTAAGACCGTTAACGCTGAAGATAAACAATATCTGATTAACCGCCATTATTACCCAACGCCTCGTGTGTTGGCAGGTCAAGCACTACGCACTCTAGCCACAAGCGCTATTGATTTGTCTGATGGCTTAATGTCTGATATTGGACATGTGTTATCGGCATCGAAAGTCGGCGCCATCATTGATGTGGATCTCATTCCTTTATCAAACTCACTTAAAGCCAATCTTAGTCGTGAAGATGCATTAAGTTATGCATTAACTGGCGGTGAAGACTACGAACTTTTATTTACTGTGCCAGAGTCACAACGCGGTGCAATTGATACCGCGCTAATTCATGCTGGGGTGAAGTTTGTTAAAATTGGTCAGATCAGCGCCGGCGATAAATTAAAACTAGTAGAAAATGGGCAAGCATTTACCCCTATTTCACGTGGCTTTGTGCATTTTTAA
- the ribBA gene encoding bifunctional 3,4-dihydroxy-2-butanone-4-phosphate synthase/GTP cyclohydrolase II gives MALHNIEEIIEDIRQGKMVILMDDEDRENEGDLIMAADKVTPAAINFMATYGRGLICQTMTKERCQQLNLPLMVTNNNAQFSTNFTVSIEAATGVTTGISAHDRAVTVQVAVAKDAKASDLVQPGHIFPLMAQEGGVLTRAGHTEAGCDLARLAGCEPSAVIVEILNEDGTMARCPDLEIFSQKHGIKIGTIADLIEYRNTNETTVVREAQCKLPTRFGDFTMVTFRDTIDNQLHYALVKDEVKPNCLVRVHLQNTFNDLLHSERDQTRSWPLEKAMQRIALEGGVLVLLGNVEHSSQILAKVKAFEAEDNGQSPAGAMWQGTSRRVGVGSQILSSLGVSTMRLLSSPKRYHSLSGFGLEVTDYIAE, from the coding sequence ATGGCGCTACATAACATAGAAGAAATCATTGAAGATATTCGTCAAGGTAAGATGGTTATCTTGATGGATGATGAAGACAGAGAGAATGAAGGTGATTTGATCATGGCCGCTGATAAAGTGACGCCTGCTGCAATCAATTTCATGGCAACCTATGGCCGCGGATTAATTTGCCAAACCATGACCAAAGAGCGTTGTCAGCAGCTTAACTTGCCTTTAATGGTCACCAACAACAATGCGCAGTTCTCGACTAACTTTACCGTATCAATTGAAGCGGCGACCGGGGTCACAACCGGGATCTCAGCTCATGACCGAGCCGTGACCGTTCAAGTCGCTGTTGCCAAAGATGCCAAAGCCTCTGATTTAGTACAACCTGGGCATATTTTTCCGTTAATGGCACAAGAAGGCGGGGTATTGACGCGTGCTGGCCATACTGAAGCCGGTTGCGATTTAGCGCGCTTAGCTGGCTGTGAACCTTCAGCTGTGATTGTTGAAATTTTAAATGAAGACGGCACCATGGCGCGCTGTCCTGATTTAGAAATATTCAGTCAAAAGCATGGGATTAAAATCGGTACCATTGCAGACCTAATTGAATACCGTAACACCAACGAAACCACGGTTGTACGCGAAGCTCAATGTAAACTACCGACTCGTTTTGGTGATTTTACTATGGTGACATTTAGAGACACTATTGATAATCAATTACACTACGCATTGGTTAAAGATGAAGTGAAGCCTAATTGTTTAGTGCGTGTGCATTTGCAAAATACCTTTAACGATTTACTGCATTCTGAGCGAGATCAAACGCGTAGCTGGCCATTAGAAAAAGCCATGCAACGCATTGCTTTAGAAGGTGGCGTATTGGTGTTACTGGGTAACGTTGAGCATTCAAGTCAGATTCTGGCAAAAGTGAAAGCGTTTGAGGCCGAAGATAATGGCCAATCACCAGCAGGAGCCATGTGGCAAGGAACATCACGTCGTGTTGGCGTCGGCTCGCAAATTCTGTCGAGTCTAGGTGTCAGTACAATGCGCTTATTAAGTTCGCCAAAGCGTTACCATTCCTTGTCAGGTTTTGGTTTAGAAGTAACGGATTATATAGCTGAATAA
- a CDS encoding riboflavin synthase — MFTGIIEALGTLRKIDRKGNDIRLTVASGKLDLTDVNLGDSIATNGVCLTVVERLGDSYVADISAETVELTGFSRYQVGQKVNLEKAVTATTRLGGHMVSGHVDGIAKIEQCAYRGKALEFWLSVPVQLSRYIAHKGSVTIDGVSLTVNEVDGTRFRLTIVPHTAGETTLVDLKVGDSVNIEVDLIARYLERLMQPDASQAQPSSGVTMELLAKSGFLR, encoded by the coding sequence ATGTTTACTGGGATAATCGAAGCCCTTGGTACATTACGTAAAATTGATCGCAAAGGTAACGATATCCGCTTAACCGTTGCCAGCGGCAAGTTGGATTTAACCGATGTAAACCTGGGTGATAGCATTGCCACAAATGGCGTGTGCTTGACCGTTGTTGAGCGTTTAGGCGATAGCTACGTTGCGGATATATCGGCTGAAACAGTAGAATTAACTGGTTTTAGTCGTTATCAAGTTGGCCAAAAGGTTAATCTTGAAAAAGCCGTTACGGCGACCACGAGGTTGGGTGGACACATGGTCAGCGGCCACGTTGATGGCATTGCAAAAATTGAGCAATGTGCTTACCGAGGCAAGGCACTTGAGTTTTGGTTATCGGTACCGGTTCAATTAAGTCGCTACATTGCTCACAAAGGATCGGTCACCATTGATGGCGTTAGTTTGACCGTCAATGAAGTTGATGGAACTCGTTTTAGATTAACCATCGTGCCTCATACTGCGGGTGAAACCACGCTGGTGGATCTCAAAGTTGGTGACAGCGTGAACATCGAAGTGGATTTAATTGCCCGCTATTTAGAGCGTTTAATGCAACCTGATGCTAGCCAAGCACAGCCGTCATCGGGTGTGACGATGGAATTATTAGCTAAGTCTGGATTTTTGCGCTAA
- the ribH gene encoding 6,7-dimethyl-8-ribityllumazine synthase, whose amino-acid sequence MNVVQGNIEAKNAKVAIVISRFNSFLVESLLDGAIDTLKRFGQVSDDNITVVRVPGAVELPLAAKRVAASGKFDGIIALGAVIRGGTPHFEFVAGECNKGLAQVALEYDLPVSFGVLTTDTIEQAIERSGTKAGNKGGEAALSLLEMVNVLQQLEQQL is encoded by the coding sequence ATGAACGTAGTTCAAGGTAATATCGAAGCGAAAAATGCCAAAGTGGCGATTGTAATATCGCGATTCAATAGCTTTTTAGTTGAAAGTCTGCTTGACGGTGCAATAGACACATTAAAGCGTTTCGGCCAGGTCAGTGACGACAACATTACTGTTGTTCGAGTGCCTGGTGCAGTTGAATTACCGCTTGCTGCAAAACGTGTTGCTGCAAGTGGAAAGTTTGACGGGATCATTGCATTAGGTGCTGTCATCCGTGGCGGTACACCTCATTTTGAATTTGTTGCTGGTGAATGTAACAAAGGTCTTGCACAAGTTGCATTAGAGTACGATCTTCCTGTTTCATTCGGTGTATTAACTACAGATACCATTGAGCAAGCTATTGAGCGTTCAGGTACTAAAGCAGGTAACAAAGGTGGCGAAGCTGCCCTTAGTTTGCTTGAAATGGTTAATGTACTGCAACAACTAGAACAACAGCTGTAA
- the nrdR gene encoding transcriptional regulator NrdR → MHCPFCSATDTKVIDSRLVADGHQVRRRRECTECHERFTTFEGAELVMPRVIKRDGTRQPFDEEKLRGGMLRAVEKRPVSIDDIDQALTKIKSMLRATGEREVDSEMIGNLMMEQLMNLDKVAYIRFASVYRAFEDVSQFGEAIAKLQK, encoded by the coding sequence ATGCATTGCCCTTTTTGTAGCGCGACCGATACCAAAGTGATAGATTCTCGATTAGTGGCTGATGGTCACCAAGTCCGTCGTCGCCGGGAATGTACCGAATGTCATGAACGTTTTACCACCTTTGAAGGCGCTGAATTAGTCATGCCTAGAGTGATAAAACGCGATGGCACCCGACAACCATTTGATGAAGAGAAACTGCGCGGCGGCATGTTGCGTGCCGTTGAAAAACGTCCGGTTTCTATTGATGACATTGATCAAGCGTTGACAAAAATTAAATCAATGCTGCGCGCGACTGGTGAGCGCGAAGTGGATTCGGAAATGATTGGTAATCTTATGATGGAACAGTTGATGAACCTTGATAAGGTGGCTTACATTCGTTTCGCCTCTGTTTATCGTGCGTTTGAAGATGTGTCACAATTTGGCGAGGCCATTGCTAAGTTGCAAAAGTAA
- the ribD gene encoding bifunctional diaminohydroxyphosphoribosylaminopyrimidine deaminase/5-amino-6-(5-phosphoribosylamino)uracil reductase RibD, giving the protein MSNGPTFDTQMMSRAIALAEKGRYTTRPNPCVGCVIVYQNKIIGEGFHQRAGEGHAEVNALKMVLDNGHSAQGATAYVTLEPCSHYGRTPPCASGLINAKVARVVVAVTDANPEVSGRGITMLREAGIKVDVGLLSQQAYDLNLGFMKRMKTRLPWVTVKIAASLDGKTALSNGVSKWITGSAARADVQKYRASHCALITGVETILIDDPSLNVRYEALGELTTRHTKDEIFQPLRVVLDSRARLTATQRLFSIQSPILLVSGCQYSQSAKAAFPQHVSFLQLECDSSGRIPLLALLTYLGQHTNSVLVEAGATLAGAFVAQGLADDIVLYQAPKLLGSHGRNMLQLPDYSAMEQTPALQLIDERNVGQDKRYILRYNQPY; this is encoded by the coding sequence ATGTCCAACGGGCCTACTTTTGACACCCAAATGATGAGCCGTGCTATAGCGCTTGCCGAGAAAGGCCGTTATACCACTAGGCCCAACCCCTGTGTTGGTTGTGTCATTGTCTATCAGAATAAGATTATCGGTGAGGGTTTCCATCAGCGTGCTGGCGAAGGCCACGCTGAAGTCAATGCGCTGAAAATGGTGCTTGATAATGGTCATAGCGCTCAAGGCGCCACCGCCTATGTAACCTTAGAACCTTGCAGTCATTATGGTCGTACGCCACCTTGCGCTTCAGGGTTAATTAACGCCAAGGTTGCGCGAGTCGTTGTTGCTGTGACCGATGCGAACCCAGAAGTGTCAGGCCGCGGTATCACCATGTTACGTGAGGCTGGAATTAAGGTCGATGTAGGACTACTCAGCCAACAAGCTTATGATCTCAATCTAGGCTTTATGAAGCGCATGAAAACTAGGCTTCCTTGGGTCACGGTTAAAATAGCCGCCAGTTTAGACGGTAAAACCGCCCTGTCTAATGGGGTGTCAAAGTGGATTACCGGCAGTGCTGCACGAGCCGATGTGCAAAAATACCGTGCCAGCCACTGTGCATTAATCACAGGCGTTGAAACAATCCTTATCGATGACCCTAGCCTTAATGTGCGCTATGAGGCGTTAGGTGAGTTAACCACTCGCCATACAAAAGATGAAATTTTCCAACCTTTAAGGGTTGTGCTAGACAGCAGAGCGAGACTGACGGCAACACAAAGGTTATTTTCAATTCAAAGTCCTATTTTACTGGTTTCTGGCTGTCAATATTCCCAAAGTGCTAAAGCTGCTTTTCCACAACACGTTTCTTTTTTACAATTAGAATGTGACTCGTCGGGCAGGATCCCATTGTTAGCTTTGCTAACGTATTTAGGCCAGCATACTAATTCTGTTTTAGTCGAAGCGGGTGCGACCTTAGCTGGGGCGTTTGTCGCTCAAGGCCTCGCCGATGACATTGTGCTTTATCAAGCGCCTAAACTGTTAGGCAGCCATGGACGTAATATGTTGCAGTTACCCGATTACAGTGCCATGGAGCAAACGCCGGCATTGCAATTAATTGATGAGCGCAACGTTGGACAAGATAAGCGTTATATCCTCAGATATAATCAACCCTATTAA
- the glyA gene encoding serine hydroxymethyltransferase, translating into MLKKAMNIADYDPELFKAIEDETCRQEEHIELIASENYTSPRVMEAQGSQLTNKYAEGYPGKRYYGGCEYVDVIETLAIERAKELFGATYANVQPHSGSQANSAVFMALLQPGDTVLGMNLAHGGHLTHGSPVNFSGKLYNIIPYGIDESGKIDYDEMERLAIEHKAKMMIGGFSAFSGIVDWARMREIADKIGAYLFVDMAHVAGLIAAGVYPTPVPYAHVITSTTHKTLAGPRGGIIISAADDEVLYKKLNSAVFPGGQGGPLMHVIAGKAVAFKEALEPEFKVYQQQVVKNAKAMVEVFLARGYKIVSGGTENHLMLVDLIGRDLTGKEADAALGSANITVNKNSVPNDPRSPFVTSGVRIGTPAITRRGFKEAEAKELTGWICDILDDASNTAVIERVKGQVLTLCARFPVYG; encoded by the coding sequence ATGTTGAAGAAAGCGATGAATATTGCGGATTATGATCCAGAATTATTTAAAGCCATTGAAGATGAAACTTGTCGTCAAGAAGAACACATTGAATTGATTGCATCTGAAAACTATACCAGTCCTCGTGTGATGGAAGCTCAAGGTTCTCAGTTAACCAACAAGTATGCTGAAGGTTATCCAGGTAAGCGTTATTATGGTGGGTGCGAATACGTTGATGTGATTGAAACATTAGCGATTGAACGCGCAAAAGAATTATTTGGTGCAACATACGCTAACGTACAGCCTCATTCAGGTTCGCAAGCAAACAGTGCCGTATTTATGGCGTTATTGCAGCCAGGCGATACCGTTTTAGGGATGAACCTTGCTCATGGTGGTCATTTGACCCACGGTTCACCGGTTAATTTTTCTGGCAAGCTTTACAACATCATTCCCTACGGTATTGATGAGTCTGGCAAAATTGATTATGACGAAATGGAGCGTTTAGCCATTGAACATAAGGCTAAAATGATGATCGGCGGTTTTTCGGCTTTTTCAGGTATTGTTGACTGGGCGAGAATGCGCGAGATTGCCGACAAAATTGGTGCTTATTTGTTTGTTGATATGGCCCACGTGGCAGGCTTAATTGCCGCAGGTGTTTATCCAACGCCAGTGCCTTATGCTCATGTAATAACGTCAACAACCCATAAAACATTAGCCGGCCCACGCGGCGGGATTATTATTTCTGCAGCCGATGATGAAGTTTTATATAAAAAACTAAACTCAGCAGTATTCCCTGGTGGTCAGGGGGGTCCTTTAATGCATGTTATCGCAGGTAAAGCGGTCGCATTTAAAGAAGCACTAGAGCCAGAATTTAAAGTATACCAACAGCAAGTTGTTAAAAATGCCAAAGCCATGGTTGAAGTGTTTTTAGCCCGCGGTTACAAAATCGTTTCTGGCGGTACTGAAAACCATTTAATGTTGGTTGACTTAATTGGCCGCGATTTAACCGGTAAAGAAGCCGACGCAGCCTTAGGCAGTGCCAACATTACCGTTAACAAAAATTCAGTGCCTAACGACCCTCGTTCACCGTTTGTGACCTCTGGTGTTCGTATTGGTACACCAGCCATTACTCGTCGCGGCTTTAAAGAAGCTGAAGCGAAAGAATTGACCGGTTGGATTTGTGACATTCTTGATGATGCATCTAATACAGCGGTTATTGAGCGCGTAAAAGGTCAAGTATTGACCTTGTGTGCTCGATTCCCTGTATACGGTTAA